Proteins encoded together in one Camarhynchus parvulus chromosome 12, STF_HiC, whole genome shotgun sequence window:
- the ABTB1 gene encoding ankyrin repeat and BTB/POZ domain-containing protein 1 gives MDTSDLFTSCKKGDVSRVRYLLEQRDVEINVRDKWDSTPLYYACLCGHEELVRYLLANGAKCEANTFDGERCLYGALSDAIRRLLKEYKQITAKCMRRDYYDVFLQRLLEQGYQSDIVFIVHGKSFCAHRCILSARSAYFAEMFETKWKGKNMIVLKHPLINPAAFGALLQYLYTGRLDIDVEYVSDCKRLAKQCRLQDLIDDLETKCKKVYEFVSSKPGTCVKVLTIEPTGNCRLQEDLALLADCALPAELRVGFGELPFDSTDNFNSCPDVCFRVEDYNFLCHKAFFCGRSDYFKALLEDHFSESEELQTQPSIPVVTLHNISEDIFIRVLYYIYSDDTELSPENAYDVLCVADMYLLPGLKRLCGRTLAQILDEDNIISIWRIAKLFQLTRLEDQCTEYMAKIIEKLVELEEFAAAVKENAEAVEERQETDSIPLVDDIRFHITSNVQTYSAIEEANQKLEALENLLASIGLEC, from the exons ATGGACACCAGCGACTTGTTCACCAGCTGCAAGAAGGGCGACGTGAGCCGCGTGCG ataCCTTCTTGAACAGCGAGATGTGGAAATTAATGTCCGTGATAAGTGGGACAGTACACCCCT GTATTACGCCTGTCTGTGTGGACATGAGGAGCTTGTACGTTATCTTCTAGCCAATG GGGCAAAGTGTGAGGCGAACACTTTTGATGGGGAGCGCTGTCTGTACGGAGCTCTGAGCGACGCCATCCGCCGGCTGCTGAAGGAGTACAAGCAGATCACAGCCAAGTGCATGAGGAGGGACTACTATGATGTGTTCCTGCAGAG GTTGCTGGAGCAGGGTTACCAGAGTGACATTGTTTTCATCGTCCATGGCAAATCCTTCTGTGCCCACCGCTGCATCCTCAGCGCCCGCAGCGCCTACTTTGCAGAGATGTTTGAGACcaaatggaaggggaaaaacatgATAGTGTTGAAGCACCCACTG attaaCCCAGCAGCCTTTGGAGCTCTTCTGCAGTATCTATACACAG GTCGTCTGGATATCGATGTCGAATATGTCAGTGATTGCAAGAGGTTGGCCAAGCAGTGTCGGCTGCAGGACCTCATCGATGATTTGGAGACCAAATGTAAAAAAGTCTATGAATTTG TCTCTTCCAAGCCAGGGACCTGTGTGAAAGTGCTGACCATTGAGCCCACAGGTAACTGCCGGCTGCAGGAAGATCTGGCTCTCCTGGCAGACTGCGCCCTGCCAGCTGAACTGCGG GTTGGTTTTGGGGAGTTGCCCTTTGACAGCACTGACAACTTCAACAGCTGTCCTGACGTGTGTTTCCGTGTGGAAGATTACAACTTCTTGTGCCATAAG GCATTTTTCTGTGGTCGCAGTGATTATTTCAAAGCCCTTCTTGAAGATCATTTCAGTGAGAGTGAGGAGCTACAGACAcagcccagcatccctgtgGTGACTCTGCACAACATCTCAGAAGACATCTTCATCAGGGTCCTCTACTACATCTACAGTGATGATACAGAG ctgtctCCAGAGAACGCCTATGACGTGCTGTGTGTGGCTGACATGTACCTGCTGCCCGGGCTCAAGCGCCTCTGTGGCAGGACCCTGGCGCAGATCCTCGATGAGGACAACATCATCAGCATCTGGAGGATTGCAAAGCTCTTCCAGCTGACCCGACTGGAGGACCAGTGCACTGAGTACATGGCCAAGATCATTGAGAAG CTGGTGGAGTTGGAGGAgtttgcagctgctgtgaaggaGAACGCAGAGGCCGTGGAGGAGCGGCAAGAGACTGACTCCATCCCTCTGGTCGATGACATCCGCTTCCACATCACCAGCAATGTGCAGACTTACAGTGCCATTGAGGAAGCCAACCAGAAACTTGAAGCTCTAGAGAACCTCCTGGCCAGCATAGGGCTCGAGTGCTGA